Proteins co-encoded in one Neovison vison isolate M4711 chromosome 9, ASM_NN_V1, whole genome shotgun sequence genomic window:
- the LCN15 gene encoding lipocalin-15, which produces MALKRVLLGQVLLLLWVSVAGAEVLLQPDFDAKKFSGRWYVVSVVSDCKVFLGKKDHLLMSTRTIEAMAGGNLSVHMQFPRADGCHRLDAEYLRAGSEGHFRVPALGYLDVRVADTDYSSFAVVSIYKELEGALSTMVLLYSRTQEASPQAVKTFRDFYPTVGLADDMMVMLPKSDACSSGDKEAP; this is translated from the exons ATGGCCTTGAAGCGCGTCCTGCTGGGCCAGGTCCTGCTGCTGCTCTGGGTGTCCGTGGCTGGGGCCGAGGTTCTGCTGCAGCCAGATTTTGATGCCAAGAAG TTCTCAGGCCGCTGGTACGTGGTCTCCGTGGTCTCCGACTGCAAGGTCTTCCTGGGCAAGAAGGACCACCTGCTGATGTCCACTAGGACCATCGAGGCCATGGCGGGGGGCAACCTCAGTGTCCACATGCAGTTCCCTCG GGCTGACGGCTGTCACCGGCTGGACGCCGAGTACCTGAGGGCCGGCTCCGAGGGCCACTTCAGAGTCCCAG cccTGGGCTACCTGGACGTGCGCGTCGCCGACACGGACTACAGCTCGTTTGCCGTGGTCTCCATCTACAAGGAACTGGAGGGGGCCCTCAGCACCATGGTGCTGCTCTACA GCCGGACCCAGGAAGCAAGTCCCCAAGCTGTGAAGACCTTCCGGGACTTCTACCCCACGGTGGGGCTCGCGGACGACATGATGGTCATGCTGCCCAAGTCAG ACGCGTGCTCCTCTGGGGACAAGGAAGCTCCCTGA